One segment of Nostoc flagelliforme CCNUN1 DNA contains the following:
- a CDS encoding class I SAM-dependent methyltransferase — translation MLVAKKSTPFFQKLQHQIMSFLYRNDLQKLLPLYSSKWNPHLFGQHYQEHFAPLRNKNLKILEIGVGGYEDPYSGGDSLRMWKQYFPNSMIYGMDIVDKKVLEEDRIKIFQGSQDDEIFLNKVVAETGKFDIIIDDGSHRNDHVIKTFKILFPELNNGGIYVVEDTHTSYIPSYENWSNFCKDDVAPHWTEYGGSLDLYDQKTMMNFFKRLVDCLSHQEFLHPGYTPNYFDKHIVGIHFYRNQVFIYKGDNTAPGNVVENNTLRPEFLKEIGINSLADLGLEFTAIDDPTTL, via the coding sequence ATGTTAGTAGCCAAAAAATCAACTCCTTTTTTCCAAAAATTGCAGCATCAAATTATGTCATTCCTCTACCGAAATGACTTACAAAAATTATTACCTCTTTATAGTAGTAAATGGAACCCTCATTTATTTGGTCAGCATTACCAAGAGCATTTTGCACCACTGAGAAATAAAAACTTGAAAATTTTAGAAATTGGTGTAGGAGGTTATGAAGATCCTTATTCTGGTGGCGATTCCTTGAGAATGTGGAAGCAGTATTTTCCCAATAGTATGATTTATGGGATGGATATTGTAGATAAAAAGGTTTTGGAGGAAGACCGGATTAAAATTTTTCAAGGTAGCCAAGATGATGAAATATTTCTCAATAAAGTTGTAGCTGAAACTGGTAAATTTGATATTATTATTGATGATGGTAGTCATCGTAATGACCATGTAATTAAAACATTTAAAATTTTGTTTCCAGAATTGAATAATGGCGGAATCTATGTAGTAGAAGATACGCATACATCTTATATACCAAGTTACGAGAATTGGTCAAATTTCTGCAAGGATGATGTTGCTCCTCATTGGACAGAATATGGTGGCAGTTTGGATTTGTATGACCAAAAGACTATGATGAATTTCTTCAAAAGACTAGTTGATTGCTTGAGCCACCAAGAATTTCTTCATCCAGGGTACACTCCTAACTATTTTGATAAGCATATTGTCGGAATACATTTTTACCGCAATCAAGTTTTTATATATAAAGGGGATAACACAGCACCAGGCAATGTAGTTGAGAACAATACTTTAAGACCTGAATTTTTAAAAGAAATAGGTATAAATTCATTAGCAGATTTGGGGTTAGAATTTACTGCTATCGATGATCCAACAACCCTGTAA